A window of Aeromicrobium sp. Root236 contains these coding sequences:
- a CDS encoding redox-sensing transcriptional repressor Rex, translating into MTILRTPLADGSARGIPDATVARLPVYLRALNALTEQGVSTCSSNDLAENAGVNPAKLRKDLSYLGSYGTRGVGYDVEYLRYQIAREIGQTQDWDVVIVGVGNLGSALSAYQGFSTRGIRVAALVDADPKRVGTTISGITVSSLDDLPAIVEERAISIGIIATPGTAAQEVADRLVAAGVTSILNFAPALVQVPDGVDVRKVDLSIELQILAYHEQRKAGNDKVVGA; encoded by the coding sequence GTGACCATACTTCGCACGCCCCTCGCGGACGGCAGCGCTCGTGGCATCCCTGATGCCACCGTCGCACGTCTGCCGGTCTACCTGCGCGCGCTCAACGCGCTGACCGAGCAGGGCGTCTCGACGTGCTCGTCCAACGACCTCGCCGAGAATGCCGGAGTCAACCCGGCCAAGCTCCGCAAGGACCTGTCCTACCTCGGCTCCTACGGCACCCGCGGTGTCGGCTACGACGTCGAGTACCTCCGCTACCAGATCGCCCGCGAGATCGGCCAGACCCAGGACTGGGACGTTGTCATCGTCGGCGTCGGCAACCTCGGGTCCGCGCTGTCGGCCTACCAGGGCTTCAGCACCCGTGGCATCCGCGTGGCGGCCCTGGTCGACGCCGACCCCAAGCGTGTCGGCACCACGATCTCGGGCATCACGGTCTCCTCGCTCGACGACCTGCCGGCGATCGTCGAGGAGCGCGCGATCTCCATCGGCATCATCGCCACGCCCGGCACGGCGGCCCAGGAGGTCGCCGACCGCCTCGTCGCGGCCGGTGTCACGAGCATCCTCAACTTCGCACCGGCTCTCGTGCAGGTGCCCGACGGCGTCGACGTACGCAAGGTCGACCTGTCGATCGAGCTGCAGATCCTCGCCTATCACGAGCAGCGCAAGGCCGGGAACGACAAGGTGGTGGGCGCATGA
- a CDS encoding glutaredoxin family protein — translation MTVAHADAARVVVYSRPGCHLCEVAEALVAEICADTGDTWARVDITGDADLTSRFTEQVPVTFVDGAQHDFWRVDAGRLRAALERTS, via the coding sequence GTGACGGTCGCGCACGCCGACGCCGCGCGCGTGGTCGTCTACTCCCGTCCGGGATGTCACCTGTGCGAGGTGGCCGAAGCGCTGGTCGCCGAGATCTGCGCCGACACGGGTGACACGTGGGCGCGGGTCGACATCACCGGCGACGCCGACCTGACGTCGCGGTTCACCGAGCAGGTGCCGGTGACGTTCGTCGACGGGGCTCAGCACGACTTCTGGCGGGTCGACGCCGGACGGCTGCGGGCGGCCCTCGAACGTACGTCCTGA
- a CDS encoding glutamyl-tRNA reductase yields the protein MSVLVVGMSHKSAPIDVLERASLDTDAAVKLSHLVLEAPFVSESVVISTCNRVEIYVEAERFHGAVEEVSRLLAEHSGLDRDDFVRHVYVHFDEAAVAHLFGVAAGMDSMILGESQILGQVRDALHSAQAEQTVGSALNALFQQALRIGKRGHAETGIDRLAPSIVTAGLDAAGEVVDAEDTRFLVAGAGTMASLAVRTLINRGVAPSHIMVANRTFQRAYALVATFGVSAVRWEAMDVELAATDVLISCTGATGVVFDRERIARASAGRSMALIDLALPRDIDPGVRDVDGIDLIDLVVLARLGENTELAGDVEQVRAIVEDEVRTFLAAKAASHITPTVVALRTMATDVVAAELARIETRLPDLTADELAAVRKALHRVAEKLIHAPTVRVQQLIDGRADLTYAEALADLFALDQSTVDAVTQVKGESA from the coding sequence ATGAGCGTTCTGGTGGTTGGCATGTCGCACAAGTCGGCGCCGATCGACGTGCTCGAGCGCGCGTCGCTCGACACCGATGCCGCGGTCAAGCTCTCGCACCTCGTCCTCGAGGCCCCGTTCGTCTCCGAGTCGGTCGTCATCTCGACCTGCAACCGGGTCGAGATCTACGTCGAGGCCGAGCGGTTCCACGGTGCGGTCGAAGAGGTGTCGCGCCTCCTCGCCGAGCACTCGGGCCTCGACCGCGACGACTTCGTCCGCCACGTCTACGTCCACTTCGACGAGGCCGCGGTCGCGCACCTGTTCGGCGTCGCCGCCGGCATGGACTCGATGATCCTCGGTGAGAGCCAGATTCTCGGTCAGGTCCGCGACGCGCTGCACAGCGCCCAGGCCGAGCAGACCGTCGGCTCGGCGCTCAACGCGCTGTTCCAGCAGGCGCTGCGCATCGGCAAGCGCGGTCACGCCGAGACCGGCATCGACCGGCTCGCCCCGTCGATCGTCACGGCCGGCCTCGACGCCGCCGGTGAGGTCGTCGACGCCGAGGACACCCGCTTCCTGGTCGCCGGCGCCGGCACGATGGCAAGTCTGGCCGTCCGCACGCTGATCAATCGCGGCGTCGCGCCGAGCCACATCATGGTTGCCAACCGGACGTTCCAGCGTGCGTACGCCCTGGTCGCCACGTTCGGCGTCAGCGCCGTCCGCTGGGAGGCCATGGACGTCGAGCTCGCCGCCACCGACGTGCTGATCAGCTGCACCGGCGCGACCGGCGTCGTGTTCGACCGTGAGCGCATCGCCCGCGCGAGTGCCGGCCGTTCGATGGCGCTGATCGACCTGGCGCTGCCGCGCGACATCGATCCCGGCGTCCGCGACGTCGACGGGATCGACCTGATCGACCTCGTCGTGCTCGCGCGACTCGGTGAGAACACCGAGCTCGCCGGCGACGTGGAGCAGGTGCGCGCGATCGTCGAGGACGAGGTCCGTACGTTCCTCGCCGCCAAGGCCGCATCGCACATCACGCCGACCGTCGTCGCGCTGCGCACGATGGCGACCGACGTCGTCGCCGCCGAGCTCGCACGCATCGAGACGCGGCTCCCCGACCTGACCGCCGACGAGCTCGCCGCGGTCCGCAAGGCCCTGCACCGGGTCGCCGAGAAGCTCATCCACGCCCCGACCGTCCGGGTCCAGCAGCTCATCGACGGCCGCGCCGACCTCACGTACGCCGAGGCGCTCGCCGACCTGTTCGCGCTCGACCAGTCCACGGTCGACGCCGTGACGCAGGTCAAGGGGGAGTCCGCATGA
- a CDS encoding class I adenylate-forming enzyme family protein — protein sequence MTVNVSDYLRDAASTDPDGVALVEHRAERREVTWRQLDDAADAVARGLSARGLVAGHRVAVVMANRIDLPIAYFGILRGGMVAVPINPRSTTREIGRMLADSMARVVLCDEAGVTQVREAVTEDHQISVIVDGAKPEKGETAFEAFLAGAAGTDPAAPADAEALAVVLYTSGTSGKPRGAMLTHRALIANIEQIARLDPPAMTSDDVCLGLLPMFHIYGLNCVLGQAVRQGARVLLVDGFDPDGLLDRIVEERVTNIPLAPPVVAAWAGRDDLRDKLARVTTILSGASALDPELAETFFASSGKHIEQGYGLTETAPVIATTFGSTREPDTAPKAGSVGRPLPGIDVRIVEANGADAHAGDPAEIWVKGDNLFSGYWPDGVDGPRDDGWYPTGDIGFLDEDGDLTLVDRLRELVIVSGFNVYPFEVEDVIAEVPGVVQVAVVGLPDEETGEAVVAFVVPESPETPEATIIESVEAHCRTRLARFKQPKRVVVVQGLPHSATGKVAKGRLRALARSETLGLDAS from the coding sequence GTGACAGTCAATGTCAGCGACTACCTCCGCGACGCTGCGTCCACCGATCCAGATGGCGTTGCGTTGGTCGAGCATCGCGCCGAACGGCGCGAGGTCACCTGGCGTCAGCTCGACGACGCGGCCGACGCCGTGGCTCGGGGCCTGTCCGCGCGCGGACTGGTGGCCGGCCATCGCGTCGCAGTCGTCATGGCCAACCGCATCGACCTGCCGATCGCCTACTTCGGCATCCTGCGCGGCGGCATGGTCGCGGTGCCGATCAACCCGCGATCGACCACCCGTGAGATCGGGCGCATGCTCGCCGACTCGATGGCCCGGGTCGTGCTGTGCGACGAGGCCGGCGTGACCCAGGTCCGGGAGGCCGTGACCGAGGACCACCAGATCAGTGTGATCGTCGACGGTGCCAAGCCCGAGAAGGGCGAGACGGCGTTCGAGGCGTTCCTCGCCGGCGCCGCCGGCACGGATCCGGCAGCCCCGGCCGACGCCGAGGCGCTCGCCGTCGTCCTCTACACCTCGGGCACCAGCGGCAAGCCGCGCGGAGCGATGCTCACCCACCGCGCGCTGATCGCCAACATCGAGCAGATCGCCCGGCTCGACCCCCCGGCGATGACCTCCGATGACGTGTGTCTCGGCCTGCTGCCGATGTTCCACATCTACGGCCTCAACTGCGTCCTGGGCCAGGCGGTACGCCAAGGTGCCCGGGTGCTCCTGGTCGACGGCTTCGACCCCGACGGGCTGCTCGACCGGATCGTCGAGGAGCGCGTCACCAACATCCCGCTGGCGCCGCCCGTCGTGGCGGCCTGGGCCGGCCGGGACGACCTGCGCGACAAGCTCGCCCGCGTCACCACGATCCTGTCGGGGGCATCAGCCCTCGACCCCGAGCTCGCCGAGACGTTCTTCGCGTCCTCGGGCAAGCACATCGAGCAGGGCTACGGCCTCACGGAGACCGCGCCGGTCATCGCGACGACGTTCGGCTCGACCCGCGAGCCGGACACGGCGCCCAAGGCGGGCTCGGTCGGCCGGCCGCTGCCCGGAATCGACGTCCGCATCGTCGAGGCCAACGGTGCCGACGCGCATGCCGGTGACCCCGCCGAGATCTGGGTCAAGGGCGACAACCTCTTCTCCGGCTACTGGCCGGACGGCGTCGACGGGCCGCGCGACGACGGCTGGTACCCCACCGGTGACATCGGCTTCCTCGACGAGGACGGCGACCTGACACTCGTCGACCGGCTCCGCGAGCTCGTGATCGTCTCCGGCTTCAACGTCTACCCGTTCGAGGTCGAGGACGTCATCGCTGAGGTGCCCGGCGTCGTGCAGGTCGCCGTGGTCGGCCTGCCTGATGAGGAGACGGGCGAGGCCGTGGTCGCGTTCGTCGTGCCGGAGAGCCCGGAGACGCCCGAGGCGACGATCATCGAGTCGGTCGAGGCGCACTGCCGTACGCGCCTCGCCAGGTTCAAGCAGCCCAAGCGCGTCGTCGTGGTCCAGGGACTGCCGCACTCGGCGACGGGTAAGGTCGCCAAGGGCCGGCTGCGCGCCCTGGCCCGCAGCGAGACGCTCGGCCTCGACGCGTCGTGA